The Phycisphaeraceae bacterium genome segment GCTCGCCGACCTGCTCCCGCAACTGCTGGATTCCGCCATCGAGCGCATCGGCCGCGTCAGGCCCCAGGCCGCCCTCCCCCGCGTGAAGGCGGCGGGGCTGTCCTTCGCCATTCAGCCCGGCTGGGAGCAGGAGACGCCCGCCAACGAGATGCGCGTCGCCCAGTTCCTGCTTCCCGCGGCGCCGGGCGATGCGGACGAAACCCGCCTGATCGTGTTCTTCTTCGATCACCACACCGGGGACGTACAGGCCAACCTCGATCGCTGGATGGATCAGTTCGACCTCGACGCCGATCCGACGATCACGGAACGCACGGCGGGCGAGATCGTCATCACCACTGCGGACCTGTCGGGCCGCTACGTGGCGGAGTCGCGCCCCGGCTCGGGCGACTTTCAGAACAAGCCCAACTGGCGCATGCTGGCCTCGATCGTCCAGACGAAGCAGGGGCCGTACTACTTCCGCATGGTCGGACCGAAGGCGACCATCGACCGCTGGGCCTCCAGCTACCAGGCCATGCTCGCCAGCATCGCCGGGGAGTGACCGGGCGGGGGCGATGACCGCTCATATCGCACATGTCCCGCGCCACCGGCTTTGAGACAAGTCGGCGGCTGCGAAACGCCCAACCCTATACTGATGTCGATGCTCCCCAGGGGGACATTCCGGTGGTCGCTGGCCCGTGCGGTTCAGGCCGGTGCGGGGGTGTCGCTGTTGTCGTCGCTCCTGCTCGGCGTGATGGGACCATCGAGGCAGGGAAGCGGCGCAAGCGCCGGCGGCGGGGGCGTCACGCCCGTCGTGCCCGCCTACCGGAAGGCGGAGAAGGGCGTCGCGGTCATCACCGTCCGAGGCGAGATCGACTTGATCACCAGTCAGTCGCTGGAGCGCCGAATCCGCGAGGCGCGTGACGCGGGATTCGACGCCATGGTCATCGAGATCGACACGCCCGGGGGTCGCAGCGACGCCGCGCTGGACATCGATCGACTGCTCAAGACCGAGGCGCCTCCCAACACCGTGGCGTGGATCAATCCCACCGCCTATTCAGCGGGGGCCATCCTGGCGCTGGCCTGCCGCGAGATCGTCGTGCATCCCGCCTCGGCGTGGGGAGACTGCGCCCCGATCGCCATCGGGCTGGAGGGGCTGATCGCGCTTCCGCCCGCCGAGCGCGCCAAGGCCGAGGCGCCGCTGCTCGCGGTGGTTGTGGATTCGGCGCGGCGCAACCACTACGACGAGCGACTGGTGGAGTCGTTCATCTCCGTGGGTATCGAGCTGTGGATGATCGAGCACGTCTCGACCGGCGAGCGCGTCATCGTCAATCGAAGCGAGTACGAGACGGTGTTCGGCGAGCCCCCGCCCGATCAGTTCTCCGCCACCACCCCCAAGGTGGGCGGGCGGGCGGTCACGCCGCTGTTCGGCTCGCCGCTCAATCCCATCGACCCCCGCGATCCGTCAACCGTCTCGCCCGAGCAGCAGCGGCGCGAGATCGAGCGCGCCCAGACCCTGCCCTCGACGCGCACCGTGCTCACGTCGGCCGACCGCGGCCAGTGGCGACTGGTGCGGCAGGTGATCTCCTCCGACCGTCTGCTGGTGGTGCGGGCGGAAGAGTCCATCGAATACGGACTGGCCAGCGAGGTGATCCGCAACGATGAGGAGCTCAAGGCCTACTTCGGCACGACCGTGCTGCGGCGTTATGACGAGTCGTGGTCGGAGGGACTGGTGCGGTTCCTCATCCACCCCGTCGTCCGGGGCGTTTTGATCGTGCTGTTCGTCATCTCGATCATCATCGAGATGGCGGCGCCCGGCTTCGGGCTGTTCGGCGCGCTGGCGGGGGTGGCGCTGCTGCTGCTCATCGGCGCGCCCTATCTGGTGGGCATGGCCCAGTGGTGGGAGATCGTGCTGATCCTGCTGGGGCTGGTGCTGGTGGCGGTGGAGATTTTTGTTCTTCCCGGCCTGGGCGTGGCGGGCATCGCCGGGGCGCTCTGCCTGCTGGTGGGCGTGGTTGGCACGTTCGTGTCGGGCGACCTGGGCAGCGCGCAGGGGCAGAACGAGGCCCTGACCGGGCTGGGCGCCACGGTGGTGGCGGTGGCGGCGGGGCTGGTCGGGCTGTGGCTGCTCTCCAAGTCATTCAAGGACTCGCCCCTGTTCCAGCGGTTCATCCTGTCGGCGACGACCGAAGGCCGCACCAGCACCCACGAGATCGAGGGCGTGCCCCATGCCCTCGGCGAACCGTTGCGGCCGATGGAGTCGCTCCAACCCGGCGACCTGGGCGTGGCGGAAACCGACCTGCGACCCGGCGGACGCGCCCGATTCGAGGGTCGGCTGGTCGAAGTCGTGACGCAAACCGGTTACATTGATGCCGGCACCCCGGTGCGCATCGTCTCCGCCGGTCCGTTCAGCGTTGAGGTGGAACGGGCGTGAGGAGAAGGGGTGAGCCACCAGCGACCGGAGGGAAGGTCTCTGGCGTCAAGCATCAGGCGCCAGGTGGAAATCCGGAACGACCTCTGCACACTCAGCACTTCGCACCGAGTATCCCCGTCCCATGCACGACATCCTTGTCGCCACCTTGATGCTCGCCCAGGATGCGCCTGATTCGGCGTACCTCGTCTGGGGCGTGGTGCTCTTCGGAGCGGCGGTGTTCTTCGTCGCGCTCGAACTCATTCTGCCATCCGCGGGCATGCTGGCGCTGCTTTCGGCGGGCAGCGTGATCGCCTCCATCGTCGCGTTCTTTCTGCACAGCCCCACGGCGGGGCTGGTGGCGGTGCTGTCGTATCTGGTGCTGGTGCCCGCCGCGCTCACCTTCGGATTGAAGTGGTGGATGAACTCGCCGCTGGGGCGGCGACTGGTGCTGAGCAGCTCCGTGGAAGGCACGCGCGACGCGGATGAGGCGTCCGACGGCGATCGACCGCTGGCCGACGGCGTCGCCGGTCGTCGTCCGGGCGCATCCCTGCGCGAACTGATCGGCGCGGAAGGTGTGACGGTGACGCCCCTGCGTCCCGTGGGCACGGTGCGCATCGAGGGCCGACGCGTGGACGCCCTCTCCGAGAGCGGCACCATCGACGCCGACACGCCGATCGTGGTGACCGACGTGTACGACAACCAGGTGAAGGTCAAGGCGAGGGTGTGAGGGGGAGGAAGGGAGTGCTGGGGGTCGGGTGCTGAGTGCTGAGTTGCTCGTGTCCAGTGCCGGATGCCTGGCGCCTGACGCCCAGTGCCTTCTCCCCACGGTGGCTCAATCCTCACCCCTTCCCCTGCACAACTGCTCCCCATCCGCTAAGATCGTCGCCCAAGAGAAACTCTGTGTGAGGACTACGCCATGCTGAACAACGGTTCGACGCTCGTCCTGGCCCTGGAGCCGTGGGTCATTGGCATCATCGTCGTGGCGGTGCTGGTGGCGCTGATCATCGGCGGCCTGGTGCTGCAGTACGTCGGGCTGTGGGTGCAGGCGTGGGTGTCGGGCGCCAAGGTCGGGTTCGTCAACCTGATCATGATGCGCTTCCGCAAGGTGCGTCCGCACACCATTGTCTTCAACCGCATCAGCGCCAAGAAGGCCGGGCTGGACATCCCCACTGACCTGCTGGAGGCCCACTACCTGGCGGGCGGCAACGTGGATCGGGTCATCCGGGCGCTGATCGCCGCCGACAAGGCCAAGATCGACCTGCCCTGGGACCGGGCGACCGCCATCGACCTGGCCGGGCGCGACATCCTCGACGCCGTGCGCACCAGCGTCGATCCCAAGGTCATCGACTGTCCGGCGCCCTCGTCCGGGCGATTGACCATCGACGCCGTGGCGCAGGACGGCATTCAGCTCAAGGCCCGCGCCCGCGTGACGGTGCGTGCCAACCTGGCGCGGCTGATCGGCGGCGCCACGGAGGAAACCATCATCGCCCGCGTGGGCGAGGGCATCGTCACCACCATCGGCTCCGCTCCCTCGCACAAGGCGGTGCTGGAG includes the following:
- the floA gene encoding flotillin-like protein FloA (flotillin-like protein involved in membrane lipid rafts): MEPWVIGIIVVAVLVALIIGGLVLQYVGLWVQAWVSGAKVGFVNLIMMRFRKVRPHTIVFNRISAKKAGLDIPTDLLEAHYLAGGNVDRVIRALIAADKAKIDLPWDRATAIDLAGRDILDAVRTSVDPKVIDCPAPSSGRLTIDAVAQDGIQLKARARVTVRANLARLIGGATEETIIARVGEGIVTTIGSAPSHKAVLENPDRISKTVLSKGLDAGTAFEILSIDIADIDVGENIGAKLQADQAEADKRRFQAEAEKRRAMAVAQEQENKARIEENRAIVVLAEAEIPKAMAEAFRNGNLGIMDYMRLKNIQADTSMRQTIAGQPDSRKG